The following coding sequences lie in one Delphinus delphis chromosome 9, mDelDel1.2, whole genome shotgun sequence genomic window:
- the ADCK2 gene encoding uncharacterized aarF domain-containing protein kinase 2 — MVTPWRFSVRVCLSHLRGLELRKDLGLLRPSGCCRKARLCWLLLGTLPKLISASEDIGKGVPESLCRQRTSWSDLAENGPLERVPPEQRLGCLLLHLRIWLRAGALLVKFFPLLLLYPLTYLAPSVSRLWLHLLLKATETSGPTYIKLGQWASTRRDLFSEAFCAQFSKLHVQVTPHPWTHTEHFLRQAFGEDWGRVLCFEKQEPVGSGCVAQVYKARANPAFLENDSIRRLATASRLQISSEAGKVRGLGELLGHLGKAWRPQGSLADQSFLEGLLFPKADLVGSNAALSQASGLAHGPQPDHLIPVAVKVLHPGLLAQVQMDLLLMKMGSRVLALLPGIKWLSLPEIVEEFEKLMVQQIDLRYEARNLEHFQCNFLNVNSVKFPTPLRPFVTRDVLVETYEESVPVSSYQQAGIPGDVKRKIARLGINMLLKMIFVDNFVHADLHPGNILVQGADGLPKSQEAQPQQVDVCDALAVAVTPARCPLCLVLLDAGIVAELQAADLRNFREVFMAVVMGQGQRVAELILHHARASECKDVEGFKAEMARLVTQARKNTITLEKLQVSILLSNVFKLLMTHKVKLESNFASIVFAIMVLEGLGRSLDPKLDILEAAKPFLLPGLATSR; from the exons ATGGTGACCCCCTGGCGCTTCTCTGTCAGGGTCTGCTTGTCGCACCTAAGGGGCTTGGAGCTCAGAAAGGACCTCGGCCTTTTGAGACCCTCTGGGTGCTGTCGCAAGGCTAGACTCTGTTGGCTTCTGCTTGGCACTTTGCCCAAACTCATCTCAGCCTCTGAGGACATTGGCAAGGGGGTCCCTGAGAGCTTGTGTCGGCAAAGGACCAGTTGGAGTGACCTGGCTGAAAACGGGCCACTGGAGAGAGTCCCCCCGGAGCAGCGGCTAGGCTGCCTCCTTCTGCACTTGCGGATCTGGCTCCGCGCGGGGGCGCTCTTGGTGAAATTCTTCCCCCTCCTTTTACTCTATCCCCTCACCTACCTGGCTCCCAGCGTCTCCAGGCTCTGGCTCCACCTGCTTCTGAAAGCCACCGAGACCTCCGGTCCAACGTACATCAAACTCGGCCAGTGGGCCAGCACCCGGCGTGATCTCTTCTCAGAGGCTTTCTGTGCGCAGTTCTCCAAGCTGCACGTCCAGGTGACGCCCCATCCTTGGACCCACACTGAACACTTCCTACGGCAGGCCTTCGGAGAGGACTGGGGAAGGGTCCTTTGCTTTGAGAAGCAGGAGCCTGTGGGTTCCGGCTGCGTGGCCCAAGTGTACAAAGCACGTGCCAATCCTGCCTTCCTGGAGAATGACAGCATCCGGAGACTGGCCACAGCCTCCAGACTGCAGATTTCTTCGGAAGCCGGGAAAGTCCGGGGGCTGGGAGAGCTCCTTGGACACTTGGGGAAGGCGTGGAGGCCTCAAGGAAGTCTTGCCGACCAGTCATTTCTAGAAGGGCTGCTCTTCCCTAAAGCTGACCTGGTTGGATCGAATGCAGCCTTGTCTCAGGCTTCGGGACTCGCCCATGGACCACAGCCAGATCACCTCATCCCCGTGGCCGTGAAA GTGTTGCACCCTGGCCTGCTTGCTCAGGTGCAGATGGACCTGCTGCTGATGAAGATGGGCAGCCGAGTCCTTGCACTTTTGCCAGGAATCAAGTGGCTCAGCTTGCCTGAGATTGTGGAGGAATTTGAGAAGCTCATGGTGCAACAG ATTGACCTGCGTTATGAAGCTCGGAATCTAGAACACTTCCAATGCAACTTCCTGAATGTGAACTCTGTCAAATTCCCCACCCCTCTGCGTCCCTTTGTCACCAGGGATGTCTTGGTGGAAACGTATGAA gagaGTGTGCCTGTGTCTAGTTACCAGCAAGCAGGGATTCCCGGGGACGTGAAGAGGAAGATTGCGCGGCTGGGGATCAACATGCTCCTGAAGATG ATATTTGTGGACAACTTTGTCCATGCGGACCTTCACCCTGGGAACATCCTGGTTCAGGGCGCCGACGGTCTTCCCAAGAGCCAAGAGGCGCAGCCTCAGCAGGTAGATGTCTGTGACGCGCTGGCAGTGGCTGTGACGCCTGCCCGGTGCCCGCTGTGCCTGGTGCTTCTGGACGCCGGCATTGTGGCCGAGCTGCAGGCTGCCGACCTGAGGAACTTCCGGGAAGTCTTCATGGCCGTGGTGATGGGGCAG GGCCAAAGAGTGGCTGAGCTCATCCTGCATCATGCCCGGGCCAGTGAGTGCAAGGATGTGGAGGGATTTAAGGCTGAGATGGCCAGGCTGGTGACCCAGGCCAGGAAGAACACCATCACGCTGGAAAAG CTTCAAGTTTCCATCCTTCTCTCGAATGTCTTTAAGTTGCTGATGACTCACAAG gtAAAGCTTGAGAGCAACTTTGCCTCAATTGTGTTTGCCATCATGGTGTTGGAGGGGCTTGGCCGctcactggaccctaaactggaCATCCTGGAGGCAGCAAAGCCCTTCCTTCTGCCAGGACTAGCGACCTCCCGCTGA